GCTTACCGACAGTCCTCGCCGGCAGGCGATGCGCGAGCGCGCCTACGCGGCCAGCCGGTCGATGACATGGGAGCGCACGGCCGAGCGTTACATGACCGCCTTCGAAAATGCACGGCACGGCCACCGGCTGAAGGTGATCGCGCGTGCCGCGCCGGACGCGATCGCGCCGCATGGCCCCGCGGTGCCCGACATGCAATTGGGCCATTTCCTGTCGATGTGCGACGATACCGGCCTGTTCCAGCATGCCGTGCATTCGGTGCCGGATCGCGCGCACGGTTACTGCGTGGACGATAACGCCCGCGCGTTGCTGTTGGCTTGTGCGCTCAATGAACCGGGCGAGCACCCGCTTTCGGAAAGCCAGACGGGCCACTTTGCCGCCTTTGTGCAGCATGCGTGGAATCCCGATACCAGGCGCTTTCGCAACTTCATGGGTTTCAACCGGACCTGGCTCGAAGATGAAGGCTCCGAGGACAGTCACGGGCGAACCCTGTGGGCCCTGGGTGAATGCGCGCGGAAGGATGCCAGCCGGTCACGGCGTCAATGGGCGACGGCCTTGTTTGCCGAAGCCCTGTCGACCGCCGCGGCCTTTCGCTCGCCTCGCGCAATGGCCTTCACGCTTCTCGGTCTGGACGCCTATTGCGCCGCAGCTCCGGATGATCAGCGCGCCCGTGAGATCAGGCATTCTCTTGCCGACACGCTGGTGGCCGCGCTTGCCTTGGTCGAGACGCCGGACTGGGTGTGGTTCGAGGAAGGCCTGGCGTATGACAATGCGCGCCTGCCGCAGGCCCTGATTGCGGCAGGCCTCGCAACGCAAACGTCCGCCTATGTCGATGCCGGCTTGAGAAGCCTGCGTTGGTTGATGACGCTGCAAACGACGTCGACCGGGCATTTCCGCCCGGTGGGTACGACGAGCTTCGGCGAAGTTCGAAAGCCTCCCGGGACCTTCGATCAGCAGCCGGTGGAAGCCACCGCCACGATTGCGGCGTGCCTGACCGCGTGGCGCGCGGACGGCGATGCCGAATGGAAGACCATCGCGGCCGGGGTTTTCTTCTGGTTCTTCGGCGGCAACGACCTGTCGGTTCCACTCGTCGATCCCGAGACCGGCAGTTGCCGCGATGGACTGCATCCCGATCGTGCCAATGAAAATCGCGGCGGCGAGTCGGTTGTATCCTATCTGCTGGCGCTGGCCGAGATGCGCCAGCTTGCGCGCGCCAATATCAATCCGGCGAATCCCGTGGCGCTTCGCGCCATCGTTTCTTGAGTTAAGCGTCCACCCATGCAAACGCGAACAGAGGGCACCTCGTTGCAAGCCACTTTTGTCAATCGGCGCGCGCTCCATCTGCGGCCTGATCCCGCGCGCGTGATCGTGCGTCCGTTCAAGCCGGCGACCGAACCGCGCGATCTCAACCCGACCGACAAGACCCGTGCCAACCATATTGTCGAGCGCGTGCTCAATCTCGATCCGCAGGCCGCGGCCGGCCAGCTGGCCGATGTGCTGGAGAATTTCCAGGGCCGGCACCGCAACCTGCTGGAGACGTTTGAGCGCCGGGCCGACGAAATGGAGGAGGCGCTGCTCGCGCACTGCACGTTTTCCGAAATACAGCGCCAGCTGATCGGCGCCTACTTCCTGCACGAATATTCCTTCGAAGCGTCGGCACTGTTCAATCCAAGTATCGTGCCGCACCCTGATCAGTCGGGAATTCCGAATGGCAACCTGCGCTTCATTCTGAGCCTGCGAGCCGTCGGTGAGGGGCACGTATCGTCGCTGACGTTTCGCGCCGGCGTCATCGCGGCGGATAGCACCATTACAGTCGATCCGACGGCCCGGCTCGCTACGAGTCCCCGGATCGCGCATCGGGGGGCCGGACCGATCGGCGACGAAGTCGAAATCGTTTTCGAGCCGGCGCCGGACATCAGCGAACGCGTGATCTTTCCGGTGACGGAGTCGCAATCGAACGGCATCGAAGATGCGCGCTTCGTCCAATTCAGCGATGGCGACCGGACGACCTATTACGCAACCTATACCGCCTACAAGGGCACTGCGATCCGATCAGAGCTGATCGAGACCACCGACTTCCTCTCATTTCGGATGGCGCCGCTGCAAGGCGCAGCCGCGCGCAACAAGGGTATGGCGCTGTTCCCCCGCAAAATCGACGGCAGGTACGCCATGATTGCGCGGCAGGACAACGAGAATCTCTATTTGGTCTATTCGGACGATCTCTACAGATGGGAAGGCGGTCAGGCGATCCTGAAGCCGCAATTCCCCTGGGAGTTCGTGCAGATCGGCAACTGCGGATCACCGGTCGAACTGGAGGAAGGCTGGCTGATGTTGACGCACGGTGTCGGCCCGGTTCGAAAATATTCGATCGGCGCAGCGCTGCTCGACAAACGCGATCCCTCCAGGGTGCTGGCGCGTTCGAGCGAACCGTTATTGCGACCCGAACCATCCGAACGCGAAGGCTATGTTCCCAATGTGGTCTATACCTGCGGGGCAATGACGCACAATGATCAGCTCATTTTGCCCTATGCCGTATCGGATACTTACTCCAACTTTGCAACGATCCAGATTTCCGCGTTGATGCGATCGATGTCCTGAATTGGAAATCGCGCGGTGTGACCCGCATCCCGCAAGGAGAGCTCCATGGCTCGCGAAACAAGCTACTTCGTTCAGGCCTTCGATGCCGGCCGTGGAGGAAACCTGAAAGCGGGCGCGCCGATCGCCTGCAAAACGGCAACGGGCGCGCTTCGCACGGCAGAGCGGCTGGCCTTGAGCAAGGTGGGGGTTGTTGCCTTCTCATCCACCGGCGATCCCGAGATGGGCGACTATGACGACGAGCCAACGGTCATCTTCCGCAAGGGAGAGCTGCCATCGGCCTTCGATTGAGACGGGCCCTGCAACTTCCGCGGGGTCGGCCTGCTTTCGGACCACGTCGATCTGCTTCGAGCTGGAAGCGACACGATTGCGTCAGCTATCCTTCCACAGCCGCGATTGAGGAAAGGGCGTCGCGATCGTCTCCGAGGCGTTTTAGCGCTCGCTATTCCCGAGACGCGAGCCTAGGGTCGATCAGCACCGCGTTTCCCACGGCGTCTATCGGTGACTGAGGGCTGAGGATGCTCACGCCCGGACGAACGGAGTTCTTGTTGTCCCAGGTTTGCTTGGCTGCCGACCGGACCGTCCTGCAGTTCCATCCATTGTTGGTGTCGGCCGTGGCATTCCTACATGGATAGGACGATCGAACTGCATTACCTGATTAGCGGCAACAATCAATTTGGCCGGGTCAACCTTAGCCGCATGGCGGCGGGAGCGGCCGTCAAGAAGGCAAAGGAGCTTTTGCAGGAAGGCTATTTGGACGTGAGGATATCCACGCCCCGGGGCCGGATCCTCTTGTCTGATGAGTTTGATCAGCTTGAAGGATAGCGGAGCGTCCACAAGAGGTCCGGGAGGCGAGCCATGAGCGTCAGGGCCTTCAAGACCGCCGATGAGCTCCAGGATATGATTGTCGAGCAGGCAAGGATCCTCCATGGTCCCTGGCCTTCGGGGATGACGATGTTCGTTTTCGACGATGCTTACGGATGGAGCGCGAGCATCAGTCGGCCCATGTCGGAGGCCGAAAATTTCTATCGCACCAAGACGCTCGATCTGATCAGGAGGTTGAAGGTCAGATATGATCTGGACGCGCCTCGCTTCTAGAGCGTTTTCGAGCGAAGTGGACACCGGTTCGCGTCAAGAAAACGCGTCAAATAAGAATCTAGAGCCCCGTTTCGATTCCATCTAAACGGAAAAGGCCCTAGTCGACGACGATATCAGCCAGCAGCATTAAGTTCCGGCGTCACCATCAACCCAGGGAGATCGACATGGCCAAAGGCGAGCAAAGAGGCAATCGGGAAACCAAGAAACCCAAGAAAGAGAAGATCAAGGTGATTGCCGCGGCACCAAGCCAGAAGGGTGCGGGCTGGCAGCCGACCTTGAGTTCCGGCAAAAAGAAGTAATGACGGATACCCCTTGGTTGGGGCGGGTCCTCATTTCCGAACCTTCGGCCGCATACTCAGCCGATGGCGGCGTGTTGGCCGGCTGCCGTCCCCGCGCATCGGCCATGGAACCCATCCTCTCGGCGTGGATTCGGATCGTGGTGAGCGGCGTGGGTGACCAGACCATGCCTGCCGGCATCAGATCTTGATCAGCCGCAGCTTCGTGCCCCAGGGATCGACAGTCTCGATGCCGTTCTCGATCGCCGCAGCCGGCGCGCCCGCCTGCCGTAGACGCAGCGTTTGGGCCTCGAGAATTTGCTGCGCCGCGACCTCCAGCGAAAACCACGCGAGCCCGGTGGCTGTGGCATCGCGCGGGCCGGCGCCGGCGCTCTGCCAGACGTTGATCGCGAGGTGATGGTGATAACGCCCGGAGGAAAGGAACGCGGCGCCGCTGCGCTTGCGGGTCGGGTCGAGACCAATGGTGCCGCTGTAGAAGCGGTCGGCCTGTTCGAGGTCGCCGACGCGCAGGTGCATGTGGCCGATGCGCAGGTCATCGGGGGCCTTGGCATAGTTGGTCGTGTGCGTGTCCGCCAGCGCCAGCAGGCCGTCGATGTCGAGCTGGTCGGTTGCCATTGCGACCGAGCCGGCTTCCCATTTCCAGAGCTCGGGCGCGCGATCGGCATAGACCTCGATGCCGTTGCCTTCGGGGTCGTCGAGATAGACGGACTCGCTGACGAGGTGGTCGGCGAAGCCGGACAGCGGGATCCTGTTTTTCGCCGCGTGCACCAGCCAGCGCGCGAGGTCCTTGCGCGTCGGCATCAGGAACGCCGTGTGATAAAGTCCCGCCGCGTTCCGCGCCTCGCGCGGTGCGCTCTCGCGCCGCTGCAGATGGAGCAGCGCCACGCCACCCGTGCCGAGGAGCGCGCCCATTATCGAGCGCGTCATGACGGTCAGGCCAATCGCGTCGCGATAGTAATCGGCGACCTTGTCGAGGTCGCGCACCCGCAAGTTCACCATGCCGATCCGCATCGGCGTCCGGCTGGCGAAGGTCGGCCCGCCGCCGCCCGCGGTCCCCTCGGCTTGCGCTGCCGCCATGGCGGCCGCGGTCAGCGACGAGGCGCCGGCGAGGTGAAGCAGCGTACGCCGCGTCAGGTCGATGGTCATGAAGGCTCCCTTTGACGACCGGTTGAGCGAAGCAAATCCTGCGCCGATCTGATCGCTGCCATCGCCCAACATACGGCCTGTCCGCCGGTTGTCGCAAATGTCGCGATATCAGTCCCGGAACCATCGTTGCGACGGGACGTTTGCTCCAGGCAAGCCATTTCAACGATTGGAGATCACAATGACGCGCGTCGCGGCAGTGATTGTCGTTGGACTATTGAGCGTGAGCGCCGCTACCGCCCAGTCTACCGGGACATCGGCTGCGAAGCCGGAAACGGCCTGCACCACCTCGCCGGCGGCAACGACCGGAAGCGGCGAGGAAAAGACCGCAAACTCAATGGCCGCTGAGAAGAGCGCCGTGTTGCCAGATGCCGGCGGATCCAACTCGGCTGCGCCCACAGTGCAGAGCGGCGGCAAGCCATTGAAGGTCGACCCGAACTGCCCGCCGGATTCCAAGCCGAAGTAAATGTTCCTTCGATCCGCCAATCTCGCGGGTGGTAACTGTCACACCTCGGCTGTCGCCTGCGCCGTTTCGCGCGCACCTCCGAGCAGCTTGATATTGAGCTTGCCGCTCGCGAACAGCATGTCATCGAGCGCTTCGCCGAGATCGGCTGACTTGATTGCCGTACCGCCATCCCGGCCAATGCCGGCTTGCGCGGTTCGCCGCATCAACTCCTTGATGAAGGCGGCGCTGACGCCTCTGGTCCGCCGGACGGCTTCGTCGATCAGGGTTTCGTCGAGCCGCAGCCCCTTGCCGTAGAGCTGAACCAGCTTCCTTCGGCCGGTGTCATCCGGCAGCGGAATTTCAATCGCCTGATCGACCCGGCCAGGTCGGTTGGCCAGCGCGCCCTCGAGCTGTTCGGGCCGGTTGGTAGTTAGGACAAACAGAATGTCCGCATCCTCTTTCAAACCGTCCATCTCGTTGAGAAGATTGTTGAGCATCGATTCTTCGCATGGCCCCATCATCTCGCGATCGGTTGCGATGAGATCGACATCCTCGATGATCACCATGGCCGGCTGCAACAGGCGAGCGAGGTTCATGTAGGCTCCGAGCAACTCAACCTGCGCGGCCATGATGATCAACGTCGTGTGGCCGGGCAGGTTGCTGGCGAGGTAGCGAATGGTATGGGTCTTCCCGGTGCCGGGCGGTCCGTACAGCAGGATTCCCTTGCGGGTCGATTGACCGAGCTGGCGCAGTTTTGTGCGATGCTGCACAAAGTTCAGGATGTTGCGGTCGAGCAGCTTCAGTGTTGCGTCGGGCAAGATCACGTTGGCGCGTTCAACGGGCGGCAGCTTGTGGACCATAAGGCCTCGCGACCTTCCGCGATAATTCGCGCCCCCGTCGAACGACAGGATCTTACCCCGGTAGCTATTCGCGGCGTTGACCGCGTCCTCGATAGCGATGAAGCAGCGCCTCACGAACTCCGCTCCCGCCGCTCCGGCAGACGCCGCGATTTCAATGCGAACACCCGTTTCTTCACCATGTTCGCGATGAGCAGAGAGCAAGACCGCATATCGCAGGTCTTCGGCGCCACACAGCCATAGTCCATTGTCGAGGCATTTGACCGGCTCGGCTTCGCCAATCTCCACATCATGGTATTGCGCTGGCGCGATGGCATGAGCGGCCTGTCCAGCACTCGTCAGCGAGGCGAAGGTGAGGGTCTCGTAGCGGTGGCGCTCCTGAATGCCGAAGAACCTGATGCGCTGGATGGAGAACAACTTGTCCACCGCCACCTGAACGTCGGCGCGCATATGCCCGGGAAACTGCCGCGACGTCGCGACCAGTCGATCGAGAGGGACGCCGGCGAAATGCCATCCAATGGCCGTGCAGGCAAAGTCGAACCGCTTTGTTTCCGTGATGGCACCGAGGTTTTCTGCGGCCGCCAGAAGGCAGTCCTCGCAGACCAGTGCCGCCTTGCCGACCCAACGGAGCGGGTCTTCGGAAAAATTGCCGCACAGCTTGCAGCGATCACTCCCCATGTCATCGCCGGCGCGGGCCGTGATCGCCAGTTGATGGCCCGATGCCCGGATCCGCTCCTGTGCAGCCTGCAACAGCGCCTCCGCGACAGTGCGCGGATACGTGCCGCAAACCGCCGTCCCCCTCCTTTCGATGGCGATCATCACTTCAATGGCGTCGCTGGACGGTTGGCTGAATACCGAGCGTAGCAGACCGATCACAAAATCCTGCGGGGTGTTCTCGTCATTATGAAGAACGAGCTGAACGTAACCAGGCTGAAGGCGATCCATTGAAAAACTCCGGAAGTGAACTGAAACAGCTTGTGTGATGCACAAGAACAAATCGGGAACAATCTTCAATAACCCGCAGAGGTTGTCAAGAGTAAATCCTGTAAGGTGGGGATTAACCGAGCCTGATGCCGCACGGATGCAGCAGGATTCCGGATGTGATTGCCAGTCGGCAAATCACTCGCTTCGCGCGTCGCGGTGTCAGTTTCTCTCGCGGAAATAGTCCGCTCGTGCCGTGCCCGCCATTCAGGAAGACGCTACGCGAGAGATGGTGGGCACGGCGCCAGTGCGCCTTTGCCCCGCCTACGACTGAGATGCTGCCCAGAACTTGCAACCCCACATCAGCCTTTCAATTTTGCGATAGAAGCCATGTCCACATTCAAATTCCTCGAACCCCCGCCACGATCTATTCTCCGTACAAATCAACCCTGAAGTGGCAGAGGAAATTGAGTCCGATGGCGGAAGCAGCAAAATCACGTGGCGAGGCGCCGGCCGCGTTGCCGACGTGGCCGGACGAAATCTACCACGTCCTCAAGGACGCCGGCATTCGCCAGGTCGCGATGGTGCCGGATGCCGGCCACAGCCGCCTGATCCGATCCTTCGAGGCCGATCCCGAAACCCGCGTCGTGACGCTGACGACGGAAGAAGAGGGCGTGGCGATGCTGGCGGGCGCATGGCTCGGCGGCGAGCGCGGCGTTCTGCTGCTGCAGTCGAGCGGTGTCGGCAACTGCATCAACATGTTGTCGCTGCCCGTCATCTGCCACATGCCGCTGTTGATGATCGTCACCATGCGCGGCGATTGGGGCGAGTTCAATCCGTGGCAGATCCCGATGGGGCAGGGCACGCGGCCCTCGCTGGAGGCCATGGGCGTGATCGTGAACAAGGTGGACGAGCCCGATCTGGTCGCTTCCGCCGTGCAGGGCGCGGCGAATCTTGCCTTCAACACCTGGAAGCCGGTAGCGGTCCTGCTCGGACAGCGCGTGCTCGGCGCCAAGAATTTCAAGGAGCTTGCCCGCAAATGACCAATCCCAACGCCCTTCTACATCGCCGGGACGTCGTCAACGAGCTCCTGCGTGACCGCGCCGACCTCCTCGTCATCGCCGGCCTCGGCGCGCCGAACTGGGACGTCTCCGCCGCCGGCGATCATCCCAACAATTTCCCGCTCTGGGGCGCCATGGGCGGCGCCTCGATGATCGGGCTCGGACTGGCGCTGGCGCAGCCGAAGCGAAAAGTGCTCGTCGTCACCGGCGACGGCGAGATGCTGATGAATATCGGCTCGCTCGCGTCAATCGCGGTGGAAGCGCCGAAGAATCTGACGATCGCCGTCCTCGACAATGAGCGTTTTGGCGAGACCGGCATGCAGAAAACCCCGACCGCCTCCGGCGTCGATCTCGCCGCCATCGCCACCGCCTGCGGCATCCGCACTTCGCGCATCGTCCGCACGATGGCGGAAGTCACCGAGCTGCGCGACCTCGCACACGAGGGACGGGGAACGGCATTCGCCCAGATCAAGATCAATCCCGAGGCGCTGGTCTTCGTAATGCCGCCGGCCGACGGCGTCATCCTGACGACGCGCTTCCGGCAATCGGTGCTAGGCGACGAGGCGCTGTTTAATTGAGGGATGGCGCTGCGACCAATGCCGTCATGCCCGGGGTCGTCCCGGGCATCCACGTCCTTGGCCGCCATTATGCGAGAAAGACGTGGATGGCCGGGTCAAGCCCGGCCATGACGAACAGTGAGCAAGATGGCGCTACGCCGTCATGTTGATCTTCCACAGACCTTCCTTCGAGAGCTGCTGAATCTCGGACACGATCAGCGTCGCAATCGTCGTCGTCGCGATCGACGGCGGATGGGCGATCGGCGAGGCCAGGATCAGTTCGCGCGACACCGAGGGACTGACGGCGGCCATCTCCAGCCGTTTCGCCGCCACCTCGGTGCGGATCGCCGACGGCGGCAACAGCGTATAGCCGAGCCCTTCCTCCATCAGGCTGATCTGGGCGCGATAGGAATCCACCTCGATCATGGCGTCGAGCTTCAATTTCTCGCGCGCCAGCGCCTTCGCCAGCAGCGCCCGCAAGCCGTGCGAGATGCTCGGCAGGATCAGCTTCTGCTTCGCCAGCCATTTGAGCTCGACCTGCTTCCGCTTGCTCAGGCCAGAGCCGGGCGGCCCGACGGCGACGATATCCTCGCGGCCGATCGACTGGACCTGAAGATGCAGATCGACCGCCGGCCCATAGATGATC
This portion of the Bradyrhizobium sp. AZCC 2262 genome encodes:
- a CDS encoding glycosyltransferase family 4 protein encodes the protein MTPLRKIAVIGNSLPRRCGIATFSTDLQRAISNSRPNLQSCIVAMTDHDQTYDYPVSVALQIKDGSIEEYVSAAAFLNAGRFDIVCLQHEFGIFGGEAGAHILELLSRLTMPVVTTLHTVLAAPSAAQRAVMERIVEMSSKVVVMASKGRELLRNVYRVPDDKIEVIAHGIPDFPFVAPDAAKAKLGFSSRSVILTFGLLSPSKGIEVMIDAMPSILQRRPDAVYVVLGATHPNLVRDQGEAYRGSLMARVRKLGVEDHVVFLDQFVDHATLLEFISMCDVYVTPYLNEAQMTSGTLAYSFGLGKPVVSTPYWHARELLADGRGVLVSFGDAMETGNEIAGLLTDSPRRQAMRERAYAASRSMTWERTAERYMTAFENARHGHRLKVIARAAPDAIAPHGPAVPDMQLGHFLSMCDDTGLFQHAVHSVPDRAHGYCVDDNARALLLACALNEPGEHPLSESQTGHFAAFVQHAWNPDTRRFRNFMGFNRTWLEDEGSEDSHGRTLWALGECARKDASRSRRQWATALFAEALSTAAAFRSPRAMAFTLLGLDAYCAAAPDDQRAREIRHSLADTLVAALALVETPDWVWFEEGLAYDNARLPQALIAAGLATQTSAYVDAGLRSLRWLMTLQTTSTGHFRPVGTTSFGEVRKPPGTFDQQPVEATATIAACLTAWRADGDAEWKTIAAGVFFWFFGGNDLSVPLVDPETGSCRDGLHPDRANENRGGESVVSYLLALAEMRQLARANINPANPVALRAIVS
- a CDS encoding glycoside hydrolase family 130 protein, producing the protein MQTRTEGTSLQATFVNRRALHLRPDPARVIVRPFKPATEPRDLNPTDKTRANHIVERVLNLDPQAAAGQLADVLENFQGRHRNLLETFERRADEMEEALLAHCTFSEIQRQLIGAYFLHEYSFEASALFNPSIVPHPDQSGIPNGNLRFILSLRAVGEGHVSSLTFRAGVIAADSTITVDPTARLATSPRIAHRGAGPIGDEVEIVFEPAPDISERVIFPVTESQSNGIEDARFVQFSDGDRTTYYATYTAYKGTAIRSELIETTDFLSFRMAPLQGAAARNKGMALFPRKIDGRYAMIARQDNENLYLVYSDDLYRWEGGQAILKPQFPWEFVQIGNCGSPVELEEGWLMLTHGVGPVRKYSIGAALLDKRDPSRVLARSSEPLLRPEPSEREGYVPNVVYTCGAMTHNDQLILPYAVSDTYSNFATIQISALMRSMS
- a CDS encoding VOC family protein, which produces MTIDLTRRTLLHLAGASSLTAAAMAAAQAEGTAGGGGPTFASRTPMRIGMVNLRVRDLDKVADYYRDAIGLTVMTRSIMGALLGTGGVALLHLQRRESAPREARNAAGLYHTAFLMPTRKDLARWLVHAAKNRIPLSGFADHLVSESVYLDDPEGNGIEVYADRAPELWKWEAGSVAMATDQLDIDGLLALADTHTTNYAKAPDDLRIGHMHLRVGDLEQADRFYSGTIGLDPTRKRSGAAFLSSGRYHHHLAINVWQSAGAGPRDATATGLAWFSLEVAAQQILEAQTLRLRQAGAPAAAIENGIETVDPWGTKLRLIKI
- a CDS encoding ATP-dependent Clp protease adaptor ClpS, whose product is MDRLQPGYVQLVLHNDENTPQDFVIGLLRSVFSQPSSDAIEVMIAIERRGTAVCGTYPRTVAEALLQAAQERIRASGHQLAITARAGDDMGSDRCKLCGNFSEDPLRWVGKAALVCEDCLLAAAENLGAITETKRFDFACTAIGWHFAGVPLDRLVATSRQFPGHMRADVQVAVDKLFSIQRIRFFGIQERHRYETLTFASLTSAGQAAHAIAPAQYHDVEIGEAEPVKCLDNGLWLCGAEDLRYAVLLSAHREHGEETGVRIEIAASAGAAGAEFVRRCFIAIEDAVNAANSYRGKILSFDGGANYRGRSRGLMVHKLPPVERANVILPDATLKLLDRNILNFVQHRTKLRQLGQSTRKGILLYGPPGTGKTHTIRYLASNLPGHTTLIIMAAQVELLGAYMNLARLLQPAMVIIEDVDLIATDREMMGPCEESMLNNLLNEMDGLKEDADILFVLTTNRPEQLEGALANRPGRVDQAIEIPLPDDTGRRKLVQLYGKGLRLDETLIDEAVRRTRGVSAAFIKELMRRTAQAGIGRDGGTAIKSADLGEALDDMLFASGKLNIKLLGGARETAQATAEV
- a CDS encoding thiamine pyrophosphate-binding protein, producing MAEAAKSRGEAPAALPTWPDEIYHVLKDAGIRQVAMVPDAGHSRLIRSFEADPETRVVTLTTEEEGVAMLAGAWLGGERGVLLLQSSGVGNCINMLSLPVICHMPLLMIVTMRGDWGEFNPWQIPMGQGTRPSLEAMGVIVNKVDEPDLVASAVQGAANLAFNTWKPVAVLLGQRVLGAKNFKELARK
- a CDS encoding thiamine pyrophosphate-dependent enzyme, yielding MTNPNALLHRRDVVNELLRDRADLLVIAGLGAPNWDVSAAGDHPNNFPLWGAMGGASMIGLGLALAQPKRKVLVVTGDGEMLMNIGSLASIAVEAPKNLTIAVLDNERFGETGMQKTPTASGVDLAAIATACGIRTSRIVRTMAEVTELRDLAHEGRGTAFAQIKINPEALVFVMPPADGVILTTRFRQSVLGDEALFN
- a CDS encoding LysR family transcriptional regulator, which encodes MDLKQLRTFRAVAELGSLSKAADRLRAAQPALSRHIKLLEHELRVELFVRNGRGMLLTSAGRMLLDRTTGLIRQIEQVSDDLKSANGNPSGRVILGLVPTVSAVLSGRFARRVINEFPDVSLRIVESYGGHLVEWLHRGEMDLAIIYGPAVDLHLQVQSIGREDIVAVGPPGSGLSKRKQVELKWLAKQKLILPSISHGLRALLAKALAREKLKLDAMIEVDSYRAQISLMEEGLGYTLLPPSAIRTEVAAKRLEMAAVSPSVSRELILASPIAHPPSIATTTIATLIVSEIQQLSKEGLWKINMTA